ATGCAATTGGAACCACGTATCGCTTCTTTTTATCAGTTTCTCCCACGTAAACTGCTAAATGTCCTTTCGGCACATCTGATATTTGATTACGAGTAACAACAGAATGCAATTTGTGGAATTGCTTGACACCAGAAATCATAGATAGCAAACGAATACCCATGATATGAACACTTTTAGATAATGAAAGTAAATTAAGAAGGTGTTCTGATAGGACTAGTAAGTGA
This region of Capsicum annuum cultivar UCD-10X-F1 unplaced genomic scaffold, UCD10Xv1.1 ctg49781, whole genome shotgun sequence genomic DNA includes:
- the LOC124892704 gene encoding auxin-responsive protein SAUR21-like, with amino-acid sequence MGIRLLSMISGVKQFHKLHSVVTRNQISDVPKGHLAVYVGETDKKKRYVVPIAYLNHTSFQELLKKAEEEFGFQHPTGGLTIPCNEDAFFHVTSRLNTCL